One region of Thermodesulfovibrionales bacterium genomic DNA includes:
- the ligD gene encoding non-homologous end-joining DNA ligase — MDYRKLIIKPMLAMPSTLPFDSEKYVFELKWDGTRCIAFIDKNVVRLQNRRLLDISGRYPEFKNLQDSIKIGAAILDGEIVILHKGKPDFERLQQREHIEDRLRIKLLSETMPATYIVFDILYLKDKSLMDLSLMRRKNILKENLNPSELVIISEHYEKGRELYNLALKKGFEGIMAKDKESPYLEGRRSSYWLKIKKSNDIDAVICGILEGRKKSVPLGSLILGLYRNGELIHIGQVGTGFNEEEIQRILKITEKLYTSKPAFKVTPYFKRKVQWLIPELVAKIKFLEWTKDGKLRSPVFVHLRFDKPPHECELKV; from the coding sequence ATGGATTACAGAAAGCTGATTATAAAACCAATGCTCGCAATGCCCTCCACCCTGCCCTTTGATTCTGAAAAATATGTATTTGAACTCAAGTGGGATGGCACAAGATGTATTGCCTTTATTGATAAAAATGTTGTAAGACTTCAGAACAGACGACTGCTGGATATATCCGGAAGATACCCTGAGTTTAAAAACCTTCAAGATTCAATAAAAATCGGAGCTGCTATTTTGGATGGAGAGATAGTTATTCTTCATAAAGGAAAACCTGATTTTGAAAGGCTTCAGCAGAGAGAACATATAGAAGACAGGCTCAGAATTAAGCTCCTCTCTGAAACAATGCCAGCAACATATATAGTCTTTGATATCCTTTATTTAAAGGATAAATCCTTGATGGATCTTTCTCTTATGAGACGGAAAAATATTCTTAAGGAAAACCTGAATCCTTCTGAGCTGGTTATTATTTCCGAACATTATGAAAAAGGTAGAGAGCTTTATAACTTAGCTCTTAAAAAAGGCTTCGAAGGCATTATGGCTAAGGATAAGGAAAGTCCTTATTTAGAGGGAAGAAGGTCATCTTACTGGCTAAAGATTAAAAAATCCAATGATATTGATGCTGTGATATGCGGAATTCTGGAAGGAAGGAAAAAGAGTGTGCCGCTGGGTTCTTTAATATTAGGTCTTTACAGAAATGGTGAACTTATCCATATAGGTCAGGTTGGCACAGGATTTAATGAAGAGGAAATTCAAAGAATTCTTAAAATAACAGAAAAACTCTATACATCCAAACCTGCCTTCAAGGTAACTCCGTATTTCAAAAGAAAAGTTCAGTGGCTTATACCTGAGCTTGTGGCAAAGATCAAATTTCTTGAATGGACTAAAGATGGCAAATTAAGATCACCTGTTTTCGTTCATCTAAGATTTGATAAACCACCTCATGAATGTGAATTGAAAGTTTAA
- a CDS encoding Ku protein — translation MKALWSGNITFGLVNIPVKLYGAIHRSDISFHLLHKKCSTPVNYEKFCPSCNVRLEMEDIVRGYEYEKGKFVILTEEELEAPYKDLKNIEIVKFFDPKDVDPIYFEKSYYLQPAEGAERAYILLRTVMKKTGKVGIVRFILREREHIGILRIFHNALTIQSLFYADEIIKPDFLNIPEKIHLDEKEIELAEELIKYYTGKFNINDYKDEYREELIKIIKSKIAGKEVKIAPKKEVEKVVNLMDALKKSLEKKKKAV, via the coding sequence ATGAAAGCTCTATGGAGCGGCAACATAACCTTTGGCCTCGTAAATATTCCTGTAAAGCTTTATGGAGCAATTCACAGATCAGACATATCCTTTCATCTCCTACATAAGAAGTGTTCAACACCTGTAAATTATGAAAAATTCTGTCCATCCTGCAATGTCCGTCTTGAAATGGAAGATATAGTTAGGGGTTATGAATATGAAAAGGGAAAGTTTGTAATTCTTACAGAAGAAGAATTAGAAGCACCCTATAAAGATTTAAAGAATATAGAGATAGTTAAATTTTTTGATCCTAAGGATGTTGATCCTATATATTTTGAAAAGTCTTATTATCTTCAGCCTGCAGAAGGTGCTGAACGGGCCTATATATTATTAAGAACAGTAATGAAAAAGACAGGAAAGGTGGGAATTGTCAGGTTTATCCTGAGGGAGAGAGAGCATATAGGGATTTTAAGGATATTCCATAATGCTCTTACAATCCAGTCGCTTTTTTATGCTGATGAAATTATCAAACCAGATTTTTTAAATATTCCTGAAAAAATCCATCTTGATGAAAAAGAGATAGAACTTGCCGAAGAATTAATAAAATATTATACTGGAAAATTTAATATAAATGATTACAAAGATGAATACAGGGAAGAGCTCATAAAGATAATAAAATCAAAGATAGCTGGTAAAGAGGTCAAGATAGCACCAAAGAAAGAGGTTGAAAAGGTTGTAAACCTTATGGATGCTCTTAAAAAGAGTCTTGAAAAAAAGAAGAAGGCTGTTTAA